The window TCTATGAGGAGATCAGTGCGATGGGGGTATTGTTACAGCTGAATATCAATTCCCTGACGGGTTATTACGGGAAGCCGGCCCTCAGCCTGGCCAAACACCTGGTCAAGCATAAGCTGGTCCATTTCCTGGGCACCGACCTGCACCATTCCCGCCACCTGGATGCCATCCGCCAGAGCGATACGCTGATGCCGCTGGTGCAGGAGATCGCGGGCAGCGGGAACTTGATGAATGAAAAATTGGTTTAGGTAGCCTTTGCTGAAGTATAAAATCATCTCCTATCGCCCCCGTTGTGTCTTATGACCAACGGGTTACAAGACGAAAGTTCTAACCCCATCAGGGTTTCCATTTTCTCTCTTTCCCCGTCAGGGGCTCCATTTTCTCTCTTTCCCCAGCAGGGTCTCCCGGAGGGGAACCTGATGAATAGCAGGATGGTGGTGCATCGGGGTCCCTTTCAGGAGACCCCGCTGAGGTATACAATCATCTCCCAGCGCCCCGTTGTGTCTTATGACCGACGGGTTACAACGTCGGAAGTTCCAACCCCATCAGGGTCTTCATTTTCTCTCTTTCCCCGTCAGGGTCTCCATTTTATCTCTTTCCCCAGCAGGGTCTCCCGTAGGGGACCATGATGGAAGTCCATCGGGGTCCCTTTCAGGAGACCCCGCTGAGGTTAAAAAGTGGGTGCATGCTGTGGTGCTACGACCATAGCCCTTCTGACCGGCCACTGCAAATACAACTGGTACGCCGCGAAACCCGCGAAAATCCCAATGGCATTACCCGCCAGGTCCTCCCATTCAAAGCTCCTGCCGGTAAACTGTTGCAGGTACTCAGCTGCAAAGGATAGCAGGAAAACCAGGAATACCTGGGATATCGGGTTTCTCCAAACCAGGCAGGCCACCAGGTAGAACCCGCTGAAGAGTATAGAATGCATGATGACCCCGTTCAACAACAAACCATAACGGCTGAGGAACTTAGGGAAGGCGGGCGACAGCAGGGTCAGGAACACGGCAATGATGCCCACCAGCCAATAGATCTTACTACTCCATTTCCAATTCATAGGGTCAGTCTTTTCCAACCACGTGCCAGAAAATGGTAAGGGGGACTTAAATAGCATTTCCAGGCTTATTGGTGGCTTTTTTCTCTCTATTTAACCCCATCAGGGGATTCATTTTCTCTCTTTCCCATTAGGGTCTCCATTTTCTCTCTTTCCCATTAGGGCTCCATTTTCTCTCTTTCCTCAGCAGGGTCTCCCGGAGGGGACCCTGATGAATAGTAAGGTGGAGGTGCATCGGGGTCCATTTCAGGAGACCCCGCTGAGGTTTACAGGGTATTCATTTTCTCTCTTTCCCATTAGGGCTCCATTTTATCTCTTTCCCCAGCAGGGTCTCCCGGAGGGGACCCTGATGAATAGCAGGACGGAAGTGCATCGGGGTCCCTTTCAGGAGACCCCGCTGAGGTATACAGGGGATTCATTTTCTCTCTTTCCCATTAGGGCTCCATTTTATCTCTTTCCTCAGCAGGGTCTCCCGGAGGGGACCCTGATGAATAGCAGGACGGAAGTGCATCGGGGTCCCTTTCAGGAGACCCCGCTGAGGTATACAGGGGATTCATTTTCTCTCTTTCCCATTAGGGCTCCATTTTATCTCTTTCCCCAGCAGGGTCTCCCGGAGGGGACCCTGATGAATAGCAGGACGGAAGTGCATCGGGGTCCCTTTCAGGAGACCCTGCTGAGGGTTAAGGCGTTCTATCCGGGTCCACTTCCACAGCCTCCCGCCGAGGTTTAAAATGCTTCCTAAACTTTTCTTCTTTCCCAAACCTTTTTCTTATTTTTCTGTTTAATTTTATGTCAACAAGATTAAACACGAAATGAAGAGGCTATGAATGCGTTTACCATCAAAGACCTGGAAAACCTTTCTGGCATTAAGGCCCACACGATCAGGATCTGGGAACAGCGCTACAATTTCCTGAAACCCCAGCGTACCCAAACCAATATCCGCTACTATTCCAATGAGGAGCTGAAAGCCGTCCTCAATATTGCCCTGTTGAACAAATACGGCTACAAGATCTCCCACATCGATAAGATGCGGCCGGACGAGATCCGCGATAAGATCGTGGCCCTGGGCAGTCCCCAGGCCCAGCAGGAGCGCATGGTGAATGAACTGATCCAGCTCATGGTGGACATGAATATTGAAGGCTTTGAGCAGATGCTGGACACGTATATCTCCGCGCGGGGAATTGACAAAACAATAACACAGGTGATCTTCCCATTCCTCGAGAAAATCGGGATCTTGTGGCTGACCAATCACATCAACCCGGCACAGGAGCACCTGGTGACCAATGTGATCCGCCAGAAGCTGATCGTAGGCATCGAAGGCGCTTTCTCCCACCTCAATGTGAACAGGACAGTGATGCTGTTCCTGCCGGAGGGGGAACACCATGAGATCGGCCTCTTGTTCACCTACTACCTGATGAAGAGCCGGGGGATCAATGTTCTTTATTTAGGGTCCAATGTACCATTGAAGGATGTGGAATTTGTGGCGAACCTTAAAAAACCCGATTACCTGTACACGCACCTTACATCGGTTGCGCACAATTTTAATTTCGAAAGGTTCCTGACCAATTATTCCCTCCGCTGCCCTTCGCATAAACTGGTCATTTCCGGTTTGCTCTGCCAGCAGTACAAGAAAAAAGTGCCCGATAACGTCGCCTTCAAGCGTTCCCTTCCCGAGGTGATGGAATATATCGCCAGCATCAAATAAATTTTTTTATCCTAATCAATGGATAAACAATGAATTAGGTGTTGTTTGAGAAATATGACAGAAATATTAAACAAATAATTTGGTAGGGATAGGGTTATTTGTTTAAATTTGGATAAGAAATAATTAAACACTTTGAGCCATGTCTAACGTAGATTTCAATGAGATGCTGGTGGATAATGCAGAGTTCCTGCGACCCTTCGCGATCACGTTAACACGGGATAATGAAGCCGCACAGGACCTTTTCCAGGAAACCATGTTCCGGGCCCTTGCCAATAAGGAGAAGTACAATGTCGGTACCAATATCAAGGCATGGCTCTACACCATCATGCGGAATATCTTCATCAACAATTACCGCAGGAAAGCCAAGCAGAACACCATATTCGACAGCACGCCCAATGATTTCCTGATCAATTATAACCAGGCGGTAGCGGCCAATACAGCCGAGAGCAGTATCCGCATGAAGGAGATCCAGGAAGCGATCCATAAACTCCCGGAGATCTTCCGCAATCCCTTCCTCCTGTACTTCGATGGATTCAAGTACCACGAGATCGCCGAAATGCTGGGAGAGCCCCTCGGTACCATCAAGAGCAGGATCCATTTCGCCAGGAAATTATTGAAGGCGCAGATCCAGCGTTTTTAAGTTATCTTTTCAAGGTGGGAAAAAAAGTTATCATCATAGGAAGCGGTTTCGCCGGCCTATCGGCCGCTGCATTCATGGCCCGCGCCGGATGGCAGGTGACCGTGCTGGAGAAGCACGACCAGCCGGGAGGCCGCGCCCGGCAATGGAAGCAGGACGGCTTTACTTTCGACATGGGCCCCAGTTGGTACTGGATGCCCGACGTATTCGAGCGCTTCTTCGCGCAGTTTGGCAGATCAGTTAGTGATTATTACGAGTTGGAGCGGCTGGACCCCTCTTACCGTGTGTACTGGTCAGACGGCCCCATGGACGTCCCGGCCGGACTGCCTGCATTGAAGGAGCTTTTCGAATCCATAGAGCCCGGTTCCGCCCTGCGCCTCCAGCAGTTCATGGATGAGGCCGCCTACAAATACCGTGTAGGTATCCAGCGCCTCGTGTTCAAGCCCGGGCAATCGCTGCAGGAATTCCTCGACTGGGAAGTGATAAAAGGTGTCTTCAAGCTCGATGTGTTCACTTCCATGAAGTCGCATGTCCATAAATTCTTCCGCGACCCCAGGTTGCGGCAATTGATGGAATTTCCCGTGCTCTTCCTGGGTGCCATGCCACAGGATACACCTGCCCTCTACAGCCTGATGAATTATGCTGATGTGGTGGGCGGAACCTGGTATCCCAAGGGGGGCATGTACTGCATTGTGGACGCCATGTACAAGCTGGCGATGGAGCAGGGGGTAAGTTTCCGTTTCAACGAGGAGGTCCGCTCCATTGATATCAGTGCCAATGCGGCGCGTTCCGTTACTACCCAGAATGGCAGCTTCACTGCCGATGTGGTGATCGGTGGCGCCGATTATCATTTCATCGAAAGCAAGCTGCTGCCGGAATCCCACCGCAGTTATTCGGAGTCCTATTGGGACAGCCGGGTGATGGCGCCTTCCTGTTTGCTCTATTATGTTGGGTTGGATAAGAAGCTGGAGGGTGTTTTGCACCACAGCCTCTTCTTCGATGCGCCTTTTGAACAGCATGCCAGGGAGATCTACCAGACCAGGGAATGGCCGAAGGAGCCGCTGTTCTACATGAGCGCGCCTTCCGTGACCGACCCGACCGTTGCCCCCATTGGTAAGGAGAACCTCTTCCTGCTGGTGCCGGTAGCTACCGGATTACATAACGATGATTCGGTTGTACGGGAACGTTATTTCAACATGATTGTCAACAGGCTGGAGCAACATATCGGCCAATCAGTAAAGGATGCGGTCATCCTGAACCGTTCCTTTGCCCATAGTGATTTTGTGAAGGAATATAATTCCTTCAAGGGGAATGCCTATGGCCTGGCCAATACCCTGATGCAAACGGCAGTATTAAAGCCTGCCTGCAGGAGCAAGAAGGTGAAGAACCTTTTCTATACCGGGCAGCTCACCGTTCCGGGTCCGGGTGTACCGCCCAGCCTCATCAGTGGGGAAGTGGTGGCGAAGGAAGTGATCAGTCAATTCGGTAATTAATGAACGATTCTTGTTTAGTGCATGGGGAATGCTTATCTTAAAAAAATATCAGAATAGCTAGCTTATGATGCAATTGTTCCATACGGTGAGTGAGCTTTGCAGCCGGGTGACCACCGAGCAGTACAGTACCTCATTCTTTTCCTCGATCAGGCTTTTGCACCATGACCTGCGCCAGCCGATCTTCAATATCTATGGCTTTGTCCGTTTTGCTGATGAGATCGTGGATACTTTCCACCAGCACGACAAGTCCACCCTGCTGGCAGAATTCAAGCAGCAGACCTATGAGGCAATAGAAAGGAAGATCAGCCTTAATCCCATCCTGCACAGTTTCCAGAAGACCGTGAATGAATACAATATCGATCACGACCTTATTGAAGCTTTTTTCCGCAGTATGGAAATGGACCTGGATAAGAAGGCCTATGATGCGAACGGTTATGCAGAGTATATCTATGGTTCTGCGGAAGTGGTGGGACTGATGTGCCTCTTCGTATTTTGTGAAGGAGACCGCTCCCTCTACCAACGCCTGAAAGCGCCTGCCCGTTCTTTAGGGGCTGCCTTCCAGAAGGTGAATTTCCTGAGGGATATCAAAGCCGATTTCAACCAGCTGGACCGGGTGTATTTCCCCGGTTGTGATTTCAATAATTTTACTGCCTGCGACAAGAGCAAGATCGAAGCCGATATCCAGAAGGATTTCGATGATGCCTATACCGGCATCATGCAATTGCCCGTGAAAGCCAGGTTTGGGGTGTATGTGGCGTATAAGTATTACCTGTCGCTGTTCAAGAAGATCAAGCAACTCCAACCGCAAAGGATATTGATCGAAAGGATACGCATCCCCAACTACCGCAAGGCGATGATCGTTGTCCGCGCCGGCGTAAAGAACCAGTTGAATTTGATCTGAGAAAAGGGGAGGGCCACAAAAGAGGCCAAAAAGGAGGGCCACGAAGGCACAAAGGCGCTAAGATTCACAAAGGTCCTGGATGGCTTCGTGTTACTTCGTGTCTTGGCGCCTTAGTGGCCCAATCATTAAATGAATTTATGAGTGATATCAGAAATAGTGTAGTACTCGTTAACGAAAAGGATGAACCGGTGGGGGTGATGGAGAAAATGGAAGCGCACCGCAAAGCCCTGTTACACCGGGCTTTCAGCGTATTCGTTTTCAACCGCGCGGGGGAAATGCTTTTACAACAAAGGGCCCTGAGCAAATACCATAGCGGGGGCCTATGGACCAATACCTGTTGCAGCCACCCCTTTCCCGAAGAACCGGTGGAGGATGCGGCCTACAGGAGGTTAAAGGAAGAAATGGGGTTCTCTACCACCCTCAGCAAGGCCTTCGATTTTATTTACGAAGCCCCATTCGATAATGGCCTTACGGAACATGAGTTCGACCATGTGTTCATCGGCCAGTACGAAGGACCTATTCACCCGGACCCTGCCGAAGTACAGGATTACTGCTATCGCTCCATGGACGAGATCGAATCTGCCATGGAAAGCCATCCCGCCAAGTTCACCGTCTGGTTCAGGCTTGCCTTCCCAAGGGTGAAGGAGTGGGTAAAAGAGAATAAATTTGCCAAACAGTTCGCTTAAAAAAGATATATGCATTGGTTAGCTTATTTGGGAATAGTAGTTGGGACGTTCTTGGTCATGGAAGGGATCACCTGGTTGACCCACCGGTATGTGATGCATGGTTTTCTCTGGTACCTGCATGAGGACCACCACAAGAAAGGGCCGGGCTTCTTTGAAAAGAACGATTGGTTCTTTGTGATCTTTGCCGTACCCAGCATGCTGCTGATCCTTTTCGGTACGCTTAATAAGATCTATTGGATGCAGGCCATCGGTTTCGGTATCATGGCCTATGGCTTTGCCTATTTCCTGGTACACGATGTCATCATCCACCAGCGGTTCAAGTTCCTGACCCGCTCCAACAATATTTATGTGAAGGCCATCCGCTGGGCCCACAAAATGCACCACAAGCATATCGAGAAAGAAGATGGTGAAAGCTTCGGCATGTTGATGGTGCACAAGAAGTATTGGGAGAAGGTGCGCAAGGACCAGGAGTTCCAGAAAGCTCGCCAATAGTACCCCGGGAGGCCATCATCGGCCCTCATTTTATTGCGTACTTTGTATTGACCTTTCAGCAGGAAAAGGAGCATCCCGGCCACTTTGCGGGTGGCCAACCCAATATGACCCATTACGATTACCTCATTACCGGTTCAGGTTTGGCAGGACTAAGTCTTGCCTACCGAATGGCTATTTCCGGAAAGCTTGACGGGAAGCGCATACTCATGGTCGATAGCCAGCAGAAGCAAGCCAATGACCGCACCTGGTGTTTCTGGGAGACCGGTCCGGGATTGTTTGAGGAGGCAGTATTCCGTCGCTGGGAGAACTGCTGGTTCCATGGCCCGGGTTTTTCCAGGCAGTTCAACAGCCATCCCTATCAGTATAAGATGATCAGGGGAGCCGATTTCTATCGTTTTGTCCTGGAAGAACTGGCCAGGCACCCCAATATTGAACAGCGCAGGGCCAAAGTTGTATCCCTGAATGCCGATGAGCAACTGGCCTATGTGACCCTCTCGGATGGGGAACAGTTCACGGCCAATTATGTATTCAACAGCATATTGTGGAAACAGCCTGAACCTTCGGGCAACCTGCACTACCTCATCCAGCATTTCAAGGGCTGGGTGATCCATACCCCATCCCCCGTATTTGATCCTGCAGCCAATACTTTCATGGATTTCCGCGTTGCCCAGGGCCATGGTACCACTTTCGTTTATGTGATGCCGTTAGCCCCTGATCTTGCCCTGGTGGAATACACTCTGTTTACACAGGACCTGCTGGAGCAGGAAGATTATGATAAGGGATTGAAGGAGTATATCAGCGGGTTCATGGGCATTAAGGAATATAAGGTCGAGGAAGAGGAGTTTGGTATCATTCCCATGACCAATTACCGGTTCCGGAGCCATGAAGGAAGGATCGTACATATCGGCACCGCCGGTGGCCAGACCAAGGCATCGAGCGGCTTTACCTTCCAGTTCGTGCAGAAGCGCACCGCCGGTATCGTTGAATCATTGATCCAAATGGGGGATCCCTATAGCATCAACCACGACCATTCCCGTTTCCATTTTTACGATAGTGTATTGCTGGATATCCTGGCCCGCAATACTTTGCCGGGCGCGGAAATCTTCACCACCCTTTTCAAAAAGAACCGTATCCAGGATGTGTTCCGTTTCCTCGACAACGAGACCAGTCTACCCCAGGAATTAAAGATCATCAGCACCCTGCCCACCCTTCCCTTCCTCTCCGCCGCCATCAGGCAATTGAAAGGCACGAAGTGAACGGGTTAATTTCCCGTCGACCCGTTCTGTCTTATGACCAACGGCTTGTTGGAAGATGAGAGCTAACCCCAGCAGGGTCTCCCGCAGGGGACCCTGATGAATAGTAGGATAGATATCCATCGGGTAACCTCGAATAGTAGGACCATGGGGTGAAAAGATATAATACACCCCCGCTTCCCCCCGTTGTGTTTGATGACCAACGGGTAGTTGGAAGATTAAATCAGCTGATTGACGAAAATAATATTTCATCTATTATACATCGGGGTCCCCTCCGGGAGACCCCGCTGAGGTAAAAAAATCAGGCTTGGTCTGACGAAGCTTCGCGTGAGCATTTCATCTACTGGTTGGCCTAAGGATCACATATCCACATATCCACATATCCACATATCCACATCTCCACATCTCCACATCTTCACATCTCCACATCCTCCCAATCCCTATATTCGCCCCATGTCCTTTCTACTTCGCGAATACCATTATTTCCTGGCGGCGGTGCAGTTCCTGACCAGGATCAAAGTGCCGGATAGCTTCCCTTTCAAGCCGGAATACCTCGAGGGGTCCACCCGGTATTTCCCCCTGGTGGGCAATGTAGTGGCGGCTTTTGGCGCATTGGCCTACCTTGTTATTGGCAAATACATCAGTGAGGACCTGGCCATTGTTGGCTATATGCTCACCACCATTTGGGTGACCGGGGCTTTCCATGAAGATGGCTTTGCGGATGTTTGTGATGCCTTCGGTGGTGGCTGGACAAAAGAAAAGATCCTGCTCATCATGAAGGACAGCCGCATTGGCACTTATGGTACAGTTGGGTTGATCGGCATCCTCGCGGTGAAATTCCTCCTGGTCAGGGAGCTGCCCAGCTTTGCACCGGAAGGTTTGCAGCCCTCCCTATTCGCATTGGCCAATTACCAAATCTTCTTACTCCTATTGTTGGCTGCTCATGGCACCAGCCGATTGATGGCGGTAACGGTGATCCAGCAATACACCTATGTGCGGGATGACAACAATAGCAAGTCCAAACCCTTATCACGTACGCCATTGAGTTGGCCTGCCCTGATGGCTGCCATAGTGTTCGCCTGCTGGCCCTTCCTTTTCCTATCCTGGCCATTTGCACTTGTACTGGTACCCATGTTCATCGCCAGGACAGCACTGGCTTCCTTTTTTAAAAAATGGATCGGCGGGTATACGGGCGATTGTCTCGGTACCGTGCAACAGGTAACAGAGATTGTTTTCTATTTGACCGCATTGATCCTATGGCGTTACTTTGTGTAATATGGAAGTTTACCTGATCCGCCATACCCGTCCCGCTGTTGAGAAAGGCATCTGTTACGGGCAGACCGACCTGGATGTTACTGAAACCTTTGAATCGGAAGCAGCCCTGATCAGGTCAGTGTTGCCAGCGGATATCCGTTTCGTTTATTCCAGCCCGTTACAACGGTGCCGCAAGCTGGCCGAGCATTTGTTTACCCATCCGATCCGGTTCCATGAGGACCTGATGGAACTGCATTGCGGCGATTGGGAAATGCGGCACTGGGACCATATCCCGCAGGAAGAGTTGCAACCCTGGATGGATGATTTTGTGAAGGTGAGGGTGCCCGGCGGGGAGAGTTATATCGACCTCTATGAGCGCACTGTAGCGCGTTTCCGGACTATTACCGAATCTGCCTTACCGGCGGCGATCGTGGCGCATGGCGGGGTGATCAGGAGTATCCTCTCGCACCTGACCGATACGCCCCTGGTGGAATCCTTCCAGCGTTTCCCGCTCCATTATGGTTGCGTGGCAAAAGTTAATCCTGTTGAGCGGACCTTCGAGATGCTTTCCAATATTGAAGGCCCAAAGGAGCAGCACCGGCCTTCAAGGTTAGAGAAGAAATGAGTATATTCATTTGCGTTTATTCATAGCCTGCCCCAACAGCATTGTTGTGGGATGTTTGGATGCCCGGCGATCATTCCGGCACATCTTCCTAAAATACCCTGCCAATGAGTTTTAATTACGATGAATTACTAACGGTGACCTTCACCCTGTTTGCGGTGATCGATATCCTTGGCTCTATTCCCTTACTGATCTCGCTGAAATCGAAGATGGGGGTGATCCATGAAT is drawn from Flavihumibacter rivuli and contains these coding sequences:
- a CDS encoding VanZ family protein, with protein sequence MNWKWSSKIYWLVGIIAVFLTLLSPAFPKFLSRYGLLLNGVIMHSILFSGFYLVACLVWRNPISQVFLVFLLSFAAEYLQQFTGRSFEWEDLAGNAIGIFAGFAAYQLYLQWPVRRAMVVAPQHAPTF
- a CDS encoding MerR family transcriptional regulator yields the protein MNAFTIKDLENLSGIKAHTIRIWEQRYNFLKPQRTQTNIRYYSNEELKAVLNIALLNKYGYKISHIDKMRPDEIRDKIVALGSPQAQQERMVNELIQLMVDMNIEGFEQMLDTYISARGIDKTITQVIFPFLEKIGILWLTNHINPAQEHLVTNVIRQKLIVGIEGAFSHLNVNRTVMLFLPEGEHHEIGLLFTYYLMKSRGINVLYLGSNVPLKDVEFVANLKKPDYLYTHLTSVAHNFNFERFLTNYSLRCPSHKLVISGLLCQQYKKKVPDNVAFKRSLPEVMEYIASIK
- a CDS encoding RNA polymerase sigma factor, coding for MSNVDFNEMLVDNAEFLRPFAITLTRDNEAAQDLFQETMFRALANKEKYNVGTNIKAWLYTIMRNIFINNYRRKAKQNTIFDSTPNDFLINYNQAVAANTAESSIRMKEIQEAIHKLPEIFRNPFLLYFDGFKYHEIAEMLGEPLGTIKSRIHFARKLLKAQIQRF
- a CDS encoding phytoene desaturase family protein, which translates into the protein MGKKVIIIGSGFAGLSAAAFMARAGWQVTVLEKHDQPGGRARQWKQDGFTFDMGPSWYWMPDVFERFFAQFGRSVSDYYELERLDPSYRVYWSDGPMDVPAGLPALKELFESIEPGSALRLQQFMDEAAYKYRVGIQRLVFKPGQSLQEFLDWEVIKGVFKLDVFTSMKSHVHKFFRDPRLRQLMEFPVLFLGAMPQDTPALYSLMNYADVVGGTWYPKGGMYCIVDAMYKLAMEQGVSFRFNEEVRSIDISANAARSVTTQNGSFTADVVIGGADYHFIESKLLPESHRSYSESYWDSRVMAPSCLLYYVGLDKKLEGVLHHSLFFDAPFEQHAREIYQTREWPKEPLFYMSAPSVTDPTVAPIGKENLFLLVPVATGLHNDDSVVRERYFNMIVNRLEQHIGQSVKDAVILNRSFAHSDFVKEYNSFKGNAYGLANTLMQTAVLKPACRSKKVKNLFYTGQLTVPGPGVPPSLISGEVVAKEVISQFGN
- a CDS encoding phytoene/squalene synthase family protein translates to MMQLFHTVSELCSRVTTEQYSTSFFSSIRLLHHDLRQPIFNIYGFVRFADEIVDTFHQHDKSTLLAEFKQQTYEAIERKISLNPILHSFQKTVNEYNIDHDLIEAFFRSMEMDLDKKAYDANGYAEYIYGSAEVVGLMCLFVFCEGDRSLYQRLKAPARSLGAAFQKVNFLRDIKADFNQLDRVYFPGCDFNNFTACDKSKIEADIQKDFDDAYTGIMQLPVKARFGVYVAYKYYLSLFKKIKQLQPQRILIERIRIPNYRKAMIVVRAGVKNQLNLI
- the idi gene encoding isopentenyl-diphosphate Delta-isomerase, whose translation is MSDIRNSVVLVNEKDEPVGVMEKMEAHRKALLHRAFSVFVFNRAGEMLLQQRALSKYHSGGLWTNTCCSHPFPEEPVEDAAYRRLKEEMGFSTTLSKAFDFIYEAPFDNGLTEHEFDHVFIGQYEGPIHPDPAEVQDYCYRSMDEIESAMESHPAKFTVWFRLAFPRVKEWVKENKFAKQFA
- a CDS encoding sterol desaturase family protein; its protein translation is MHWLAYLGIVVGTFLVMEGITWLTHRYVMHGFLWYLHEDHHKKGPGFFEKNDWFFVIFAVPSMLLILFGTLNKIYWMQAIGFGIMAYGFAYFLVHDVIIHQRFKFLTRSNNIYVKAIRWAHKMHHKHIEKEDGESFGMLMVHKKYWEKVRKDQEFQKARQ
- a CDS encoding lycopene cyclase family protein; protein product: MTFQQEKEHPGHFAGGQPNMTHYDYLITGSGLAGLSLAYRMAISGKLDGKRILMVDSQQKQANDRTWCFWETGPGLFEEAVFRRWENCWFHGPGFSRQFNSHPYQYKMIRGADFYRFVLEELARHPNIEQRRAKVVSLNADEQLAYVTLSDGEQFTANYVFNSILWKQPEPSGNLHYLIQHFKGWVIHTPSPVFDPAANTFMDFRVAQGHGTTFVYVMPLAPDLALVEYTLFTQDLLEQEDYDKGLKEYISGFMGIKEYKVEEEEFGIIPMTNYRFRSHEGRIVHIGTAGGQTKASSGFTFQFVQKRTAGIVESLIQMGDPYSINHDHSRFHFYDSVLLDILARNTLPGAEIFTTLFKKNRIQDVFRFLDNETSLPQELKIISTLPTLPFLSAAIRQLKGTK
- a CDS encoding adenosylcobinamide-GDP ribazoletransferase, whose translation is MSFLLREYHYFLAAVQFLTRIKVPDSFPFKPEYLEGSTRYFPLVGNVVAAFGALAYLVIGKYISEDLAIVGYMLTTIWVTGAFHEDGFADVCDAFGGGWTKEKILLIMKDSRIGTYGTVGLIGILAVKFLLVRELPSFAPEGLQPSLFALANYQIFLLLLLAAHGTSRLMAVTVIQQYTYVRDDNNSKSKPLSRTPLSWPALMAAIVFACWPFLFLSWPFALVLVPMFIARTALASFFKKWIGGYTGDCLGTVQQVTEIVFYLTALILWRYFV
- the cobC gene encoding alpha-ribazole phosphatase; the protein is MEVYLIRHTRPAVEKGICYGQTDLDVTETFESEAALIRSVLPADIRFVYSSPLQRCRKLAEHLFTHPIRFHEDLMELHCGDWEMRHWDHIPQEELQPWMDDFVKVRVPGGESYIDLYERTVARFRTITESALPAAIVAHGGVIRSILSHLTDTPLVESFQRFPLHYGCVAKVNPVERTFEMLSNIEGPKEQHRPSRLEKK